One window from the genome of Dyella sp. A6 encodes:
- the metJ gene encoding met regulon transcriptional regulator MetJ, translating to MATSKFVEPYVEHGEKAGSVRKITVSIPMHVLRLLSDLRTYRQVNNLRHATNSDLLVEAFLHAFTGQPLPTDEELRRTMATTAKKTTAKKPAAKKPAAKKAVKKTAAKKVAVKKVAVKKVAAKKVAAKKPVAKKPAAKKAAVKKVAKKAAAKRPAAAKKAAVKKVAVKKVGAKKTAGKKAAVKKAAPARVVKATRTAKPRAKTSKK from the coding sequence ATGGCAACATCGAAATTCGTCGAGCCTTATGTAGAGCACGGAGAGAAGGCCGGGTCAGTAAGAAAGATCACGGTCTCCATTCCGATGCACGTACTGAGGCTGCTTTCCGATTTGCGTACCTACCGCCAGGTCAACAATCTTCGGCACGCCACCAACAGCGATCTGCTGGTCGAGGCGTTCCTGCACGCTTTTACTGGGCAACCACTGCCAACTGATGAGGAGCTGAGACGAACCATGGCTACTACCGCCAAGAAAACCACTGCCAAGAAACCGGCCGCCAAGAAACCGGCCGCCAAGAAAGCCGTAAAGAAGACCGCCGCAAAGAAGGTTGCGGTGAAGAAGGTCGCGGTCAAGAAGGTTGCCGCGAAGAAGGTTGCCGCCAAGAAGCCGGTGGCCAAGAAGCCGGCAGCAAAGAAGGCTGCCGTGAAGAAGGTCGCCAAGAAGGCGGCTGCCAAGCGTCCTGCTGCTGCCAAGAAGGCTGCAGTCAAGAAGGTCGCGGTGAAGAAGGTCGGCGCGAAGAAGACCGCCGGCAAGAAGGCTGCCGTGAAGAAGGCTGCGCCGGCTCGTGTGGTCAAGGCCACCCGTACCGCCAAGCCGCGTGCGAAAACCAGCAAGAAGTAA
- a CDS encoding glycosyltransferase family 2 protein, with protein sequence MSKLTVVVPAYNEAAVLEAFHQRLCAVLGSLPQTCDVLYVDDGSHDATWTIISQLAARDARCGGLKLSRNFGKEAALTAGLDQVDADAAVVIDADLQDPPELIPQLVARWQEGYDVVYATRSARAGESRLKKFTAAAFYRTMEKMSDTSVPRDTGDFRLMSRRALDALHQLRERQRFMKGLFAWIGYRQTAVYYQRDPRLAGQTKWNYWRLTQLAIEGITSFSTAPLKLATWVGSATALLAFVYGLEVIVKALLYGNNVRGYPSLMVVILFLGGIQLLALGVIGEYLGRNYAESKRRPLYFIEEKHVARDTTPASHPLRTSALD encoded by the coding sequence ATGTCCAAGCTCACCGTTGTCGTCCCTGCCTACAACGAAGCCGCCGTGCTGGAGGCTTTCCATCAGCGGCTATGTGCCGTGCTGGGCAGCCTGCCGCAGACCTGCGACGTGCTCTATGTGGATGACGGCAGCCACGATGCGACCTGGACCATCATCAGCCAGCTGGCCGCGCGCGACGCGCGCTGCGGCGGGCTCAAGCTGTCGCGCAATTTCGGCAAGGAAGCCGCCCTGACCGCCGGGCTGGACCAGGTCGACGCCGATGCCGCAGTGGTGATTGATGCCGACCTGCAGGATCCGCCCGAACTGATCCCGCAGCTGGTGGCCCGGTGGCAGGAAGGTTACGACGTGGTGTACGCCACTCGCAGTGCGCGTGCAGGCGAGAGCCGGCTCAAGAAGTTCACTGCCGCCGCGTTCTACCGCACCATGGAAAAGATGTCGGACACCAGCGTGCCGCGCGACACCGGCGACTTCCGGCTGATGTCGCGCCGGGCGCTGGACGCGCTGCACCAGCTGCGCGAACGCCAGCGCTTCATGAAGGGCCTGTTCGCCTGGATCGGCTACCGCCAGACGGCGGTCTACTACCAGCGCGACCCACGCCTGGCCGGGCAGACCAAGTGGAACTACTGGCGACTGACCCAGCTGGCGATCGAGGGCATCACCTCGTTCTCCACCGCGCCGCTGAAGCTGGCCACCTGGGTCGGTTCGGCCACGGCCCTGCTGGCCTTCGTCTACGGCCTGGAGGTCATCGTCAAGGCGCTGCTCTACGGCAACAACGTGCGCGGCTACCCCTCGCTGATGGTGGTGATCCTGTTCCTGGGCGGCATCCAGCTGCTGGCCCTTGGGGTGATCGGCGAATACCTTGGCCGCAACTACGCCGAGAGCAAGCGACGCCCGCTCTACTTCATCGAGGAAAAGCACGTTGCGCGCGACACCACGCCGGCTTCACATCCGCTCCGCACCAGCGCGCTAGACTGA
- a CDS encoding serine hydrolase domain-containing protein: MPLRPKSLLLACLLGLAGASASTHAAEPIRRTAPAESSHEAIPPARLKRALADYTRWLNTLQQRNEVAGMATAVVYDDKVIYEHTTGYADTTTGARVTPNTVFRLASLSKAFATALAGLLVDDGRFSWDTRLIDILPFFKLKDAQASSEATIRDILGQRLGLPRNTYDNLLEDNVPYEELVRKLDQVDLACNVGQCYGYQNVAFSLIGDVVYAETGDFYYHQVDKRLFFPLGMHSASYGRSALEMNKNWARPHRKLHGHWVPFEPREAYYRVAPAAGVNASLRDMEKWLIAQMGGRPDVLSPALLKVLHTPGIPTPPELYSEPWRRARLTKAYYALGWRVFTYADQTLIFHTGAVEGYRTLIGFFPKYRFGVVMLRDSPGLAPSDVAPMLFDSVLGLPHEDWAGVEHALPKPRPERRRRRHIRHIRHHHHYRGH; encoded by the coding sequence ATGCCGCTCCGCCCCAAGTCTCTGCTCCTTGCCTGCCTGCTCGGCTTGGCTGGCGCTTCTGCCAGCACCCATGCCGCCGAACCCATCCGCCGCACCGCACCCGCCGAGTCGAGCCACGAGGCGATTCCGCCAGCCCGGCTCAAGCGTGCGCTGGCCGACTACACGCGCTGGCTCAACACGCTGCAACAGCGCAACGAGGTGGCCGGCATGGCCACGGCGGTGGTGTACGACGACAAAGTGATCTACGAGCACACGACGGGATACGCCGACACGACCACAGGTGCCCGGGTGACACCGAACACGGTGTTCCGGCTGGCGTCGCTGTCCAAGGCCTTCGCCACCGCACTGGCCGGCCTGCTGGTCGACGACGGCCGCTTCAGCTGGGACACCCGACTGATCGACATACTGCCGTTCTTCAAGCTGAAGGACGCGCAAGCCTCCAGCGAGGCGACGATCCGCGACATCCTCGGCCAGCGTCTCGGCCTGCCGCGCAACACCTACGACAACCTGCTCGAAGACAACGTCCCCTACGAGGAACTGGTCCGCAAGCTGGACCAGGTCGACCTCGCCTGCAACGTCGGCCAATGCTACGGCTACCAGAACGTGGCATTCAGCCTGATCGGCGACGTGGTCTACGCCGAAACCGGCGACTTCTACTATCACCAGGTCGACAAGCGCCTGTTCTTTCCGCTCGGCATGCACTCGGCCAGCTATGGCCGGTCCGCACTGGAGATGAACAAGAACTGGGCCCGCCCGCATCGCAAGCTGCATGGCCACTGGGTCCCGTTCGAGCCGCGCGAAGCTTATTACCGCGTGGCACCGGCAGCAGGCGTCAATGCCAGTCTGCGCGACATGGAAAAGTGGCTGATCGCACAGATGGGTGGCCGACCCGACGTGCTCTCACCTGCACTGCTCAAGGTGCTGCACACGCCAGGCATCCCCACACCACCGGAACTGTATTCGGAACCGTGGCGCCGGGCCCGGCTGACCAAGGCCTATTACGCGCTCGGCTGGCGCGTGTTCACCTATGCTGACCAGACCCTGATTTTCCACACCGGCGCCGTGGAAGGCTACCGTACCTTGATCGGCTTCTTCCCCAAGTACCGGTTCGGCGTGGTGATGTTGCGCGACTCGCCGGGACTCGCACCCTCGGACGTCGCACCGATGCTGTTCGACAGCGTACTCGGCCTGCCGCATGAGGACTGGGCCGGTGTGGAGCACGCGCTACCGAAGCCGCGCCCCGAACGTCGGCGTCGGCGCCACATCAGGCACATCCGCCACCATCATCACTACCGCGGGCATTGA
- the mtgA gene encoding monofunctional biosynthetic peptidoglycan transglycosylase: MSLHPKLRRPLRWLAYIALVWVALTWLLVLVMRFVHPVTSAVMIERRISAWRHGEKDFHLHQHWVPWSQVSPWVPLAMVAGEDQKFPFHHGFDFGSIHQAIDAAEDGHRLRGASTISQQTAKNLFLWEGRSYIRKGLEAYFTVLLEATWPKWRILEVYMNIAELGNGIYGVGAASRIYYHEPPAHLTPEQAARLAAVLPSPRRFHVDHPSPYVQRRVDWIEQQMRQLGGPAYLDARHPPRDIRRQ; encoded by the coding sequence ATGTCCCTGCATCCCAAACTCCGCCGCCCGCTGCGCTGGCTGGCATACATCGCGCTCGTCTGGGTGGCGCTCACCTGGCTGCTGGTGCTGGTGATGCGCTTCGTCCACCCGGTCACCTCGGCAGTGATGATCGAGCGCCGGATCAGCGCCTGGCGACACGGCGAGAAAGACTTCCACCTGCATCAGCACTGGGTCCCGTGGTCACAGGTCTCGCCCTGGGTGCCGCTGGCCATGGTGGCCGGCGAAGATCAGAAGTTCCCGTTCCATCATGGTTTCGACTTCGGCTCGATCCACCAGGCCATCGACGCTGCCGAGGACGGCCACCGCCTGCGCGGCGCCAGCACGATCAGCCAGCAGACCGCGAAGAACCTGTTCCTGTGGGAAGGCCGCAGCTACATCCGCAAGGGTCTGGAAGCCTATTTCACCGTACTGCTGGAGGCGACCTGGCCGAAGTGGCGCATCCTCGAGGTCTACATGAATATCGCCGAGCTGGGAAACGGCATCTACGGCGTCGGCGCCGCCAGCCGGATCTACTACCACGAGCCGCCTGCACACCTGACGCCCGAGCAGGCCGCCCGGCTGGCCGCGGTGCTGCCCAGCCCGCGCCGATTCCACGTGGATCATCCCAGCCCCTACGTGCAACGCCGCGTCGACTGGATCGAACAGCAGATGCGACAGCTTGGCGGCCCCGCCTATCTGGATGCCCGGCACCCACCACGGGACATCAGGCGCCAGTGA
- a CDS encoding CBS domain-containing protein, translating to MRQVRHLLERKGSDIYAIAPETPVLEAIMHMAERGVGALLVMRGEHLLGIVSERDYARKVILQGRSSAQTAVADIMTGTPLTVEPGTDVFDCMRLCTDRRIRHLPVVDGHHVIGVISIGDLVKEVIDAQAEQIEQLQRYITS from the coding sequence ATGCGTCAGGTCAGGCATTTGCTGGAACGAAAAGGCAGCGACATCTACGCCATCGCACCCGAAACACCCGTGCTCGAGGCGATCATGCACATGGCCGAACGAGGCGTTGGCGCACTACTGGTGATGCGCGGCGAACACCTGCTCGGCATCGTTTCCGAACGCGATTACGCCCGCAAGGTGATCCTGCAGGGACGATCTTCGGCGCAGACCGCCGTGGCTGACATCATGACCGGCACTCCGCTCACCGTGGAGCCGGGCACGGATGTATTCGACTGCATGCGCCTGTGCACCGACCGGCGAATCCGCCACCTGCCGGTGGTCGACGGTCACCATGTGATCGGCGTGATCTCGATCGGCGACCTGGTCAAGGAAGTGATCGACGCCCAGGCCGAGCAGATCGAACAACTGCAGCGCTACATCACCAGCTGA
- a CDS encoding energy transducer TonB, translating to MDTRYTLKARQHARGAARPVVIAVIAVIAALAVASWVLIFRPHQELVATDNGGHPSSPVTVSHAAATPVNVEAMSVNDLLSEAAKAMKEQRYLAPAGNNAFEFYLRVLQKQPGNRVASDALRETFPFAASAAEQTINQRNFAEAQREINLLAQADPTNFTLTILRSKLDAQRKTLDQEQQQQLDQQHQQQLAAQKAVAAKAAAAQLEQQQAEQAKVVQQKEAALAQQQREEASKSQPTQQTAAAATPAATTVETRPAVLTRQALPRYPTSAQRAGVEGWVEVDFTVGTDGKVHDARVAHAQPRHVFDHAALEAVNRWRFQPAMRNGELVQSKLRRRIEFKLGNNR from the coding sequence ATGGATACCCGATATACGTTGAAAGCGCGCCAGCATGCGCGCGGGGCCGCACGGCCCGTAGTGATAGCCGTCATCGCCGTCATTGCCGCCTTGGCCGTGGCTTCATGGGTCCTCATTTTTCGGCCGCACCAGGAACTGGTCGCGACTGACAATGGCGGTCATCCGTCCTCGCCGGTAACCGTCAGCCATGCCGCTGCGACGCCGGTCAATGTCGAGGCGATGAGCGTCAACGATCTGCTGTCCGAGGCTGCCAAGGCCATGAAGGAGCAGCGTTACCTGGCGCCGGCCGGCAACAATGCCTTCGAGTTCTACCTGCGCGTGTTGCAGAAGCAGCCAGGCAACCGGGTGGCCAGTGACGCATTGCGCGAAACCTTCCCGTTCGCCGCCTCGGCCGCCGAACAGACGATCAACCAGCGCAACTTCGCCGAAGCGCAGCGCGAGATCAACCTGCTGGCACAGGCGGACCCGACCAACTTCACCCTGACCATCCTGCGTTCCAAGCTGGATGCCCAGCGCAAGACGCTGGACCAGGAGCAGCAACAGCAGCTCGACCAGCAGCATCAGCAGCAGCTGGCCGCCCAGAAGGCGGTTGCAGCGAAGGCAGCTGCGGCCCAGCTCGAACAGCAGCAGGCAGAACAGGCCAAGGTGGTGCAGCAGAAGGAAGCGGCGCTGGCCCAGCAGCAGCGTGAGGAAGCGAGCAAGTCGCAACCGACGCAGCAGACAGCTGCAGCTGCCACGCCGGCCGCTACCACCGTAGAGACCCGTCCTGCAGTCCTGACCCGACAGGCATTGCCCCGCTATCCGACCTCGGCGCAACGTGCCGGTGTCGAAGGCTGGGTGGAAGTGGATTTCACCGTCGGGACCGACGGCAAAGTGCATGACGCACGGGTCGCGCATGCACAGCCACGCCATGTGTTCGACCATGCGGCACTCGAGGCCGTCAATCGCTGGCGCTTCCAGCCGGCCATGCGCAACGGCGAACTGGTGCAAAGCAAGCTGCGTCGCCGCATCGAGTTCAAACTGGGCAACAACCGCTGA
- a CDS encoding translocase, translating into MLSALAFFFVLTSYYIIRPVRDQLSGAVGAVELPLFYTGTLVAMVVLTPVFGAMVARFPRRSLLGWSYSFFIACLIAFVPAFMAQARIGARELGLVFFIWVSVFNLFVVSLFWSFMADIFDSAQARRTFPMIALGGMAGAVCGPGVTSLLVGVLGVAPLLLVSALMLGVALLLLLRLSVRDVQMHEGGAGEAIGGSLWAGVRELWTRPFLRYMAILMLLGDGIGTLAYAFVANYAKVHLATSMQRTELYAHIDGVTNTIGIVLQLTLTRWLLVRRGAIWGLVLPALVNLALMVVVMVYGSGTFMLWGMTIPMLAMTMAVTRGFAYGMTKPASDALYTRVPRETRYKGKNVVETLIWRLGDVVVTSGVNVFAAVGIGIGGMAAVGAGVSGLAAWVARRAGRSPDLLPDDAGRSATAASGT; encoded by the coding sequence ATGCTGTCCGCACTGGCGTTCTTCTTCGTGCTTACGTCGTACTACATCATCCGCCCGGTACGCGACCAGCTGAGCGGCGCTGTCGGCGCGGTTGAACTGCCGCTGTTCTACACCGGCACGCTGGTGGCCATGGTGGTGCTGACGCCGGTGTTCGGCGCGATGGTGGCGCGTTTCCCGCGCCGCAGCCTGCTGGGCTGGAGCTATTCCTTCTTCATTGCCTGCCTGATCGCCTTCGTGCCGGCGTTCATGGCGCAGGCGCGGATCGGCGCACGCGAGCTGGGCCTGGTGTTCTTCATCTGGGTCAGCGTGTTCAACCTGTTCGTGGTGTCGCTGTTCTGGAGCTTCATGGCCGACATCTTCGACAGCGCGCAGGCGCGTCGCACGTTTCCGATGATTGCGCTGGGTGGCATGGCCGGTGCGGTATGCGGCCCGGGCGTGACCAGCCTGCTGGTCGGCGTGCTGGGCGTGGCACCGCTGCTGCTGGTCTCGGCGCTGATGCTCGGGGTTGCGTTGCTGCTGCTGTTGCGGCTGTCGGTGCGTGACGTCCAGATGCATGAAGGCGGCGCCGGGGAAGCCATCGGCGGTTCGCTGTGGGCCGGGGTGCGCGAGTTGTGGACACGCCCGTTCCTTCGCTACATGGCGATCCTGATGCTGCTCGGCGACGGTATCGGCACCCTGGCCTACGCGTTCGTGGCGAACTACGCGAAGGTGCACCTGGCGACCAGCATGCAGCGTACCGAGCTCTATGCGCATATCGACGGCGTGACCAACACGATCGGCATCGTGCTGCAGCTGACCCTGACCCGCTGGTTGCTGGTTCGTCGCGGTGCGATCTGGGGACTGGTGCTGCCGGCGCTGGTCAACCTGGCGCTGATGGTCGTCGTGATGGTGTACGGCAGCGGCACCTTCATGCTGTGGGGCATGACGATACCGATGCTTGCGATGACCATGGCCGTGACCCGCGGTTTCGCCTATGGCATGACCAAGCCGGCGTCCGATGCGCTGTACACCCGGGTGCCGCGCGAAACCCGTTACAAGGGCAAGAATGTCGTGGAGACGCTGATCTGGCGTCTCGGGGATGTGGTGGTCACTAGCGGCGTCAACGTATTCGCGGCGGTGGGCATCGGCATCGGTGGCATGGCCGCGGTCGGAGCCGGCGTGTCCGGTCTGGCGGCGTGGGTCGCCCGCAGGGCGGGCCGCTCGCCCGACCTGCTGCCGGACGATGCCGGTCGATCGGCGACGGCGGCATCGGGTACGTGA
- a CDS encoding Hsp33 family molecular chaperone HslO encodes METVLVEDVLHRFLLERAGVRGVLVRLGPAWREIAGRADYPAALRELLGEAVTASALLTGNIKFDGALSIELKSAGAPHLLFAECTDQGRLRGLARWNGDVATPLRLDELAKAVMAITIGHAERGQRYQGLVDLRQADLAGALEGYFRQSEQLPAKIVLAADGEHAAGLILQKLPGEGGHDAGEEDADAWPRIEHLTATLGSKELLSTPPEQLLYRLYHEESVRLFEPRPLAFGCSCSRERVEAMLRSLGRAEVEAALEARDGEIEVICEFCAQRYTFDRIDAEHLLTGGGGSTASTVQ; translated from the coding sequence GTGGAAACCGTGCTTGTCGAAGATGTGCTGCATCGCTTCCTGCTCGAGCGTGCCGGTGTGCGTGGTGTGCTGGTGCGGCTTGGGCCGGCCTGGCGCGAGATCGCCGGACGTGCCGACTACCCCGCGGCCCTGCGTGAACTGCTCGGCGAGGCCGTGACGGCCAGCGCGCTGCTTACCGGCAACATCAAGTTCGATGGCGCACTTTCGATCGAGCTGAAGAGTGCCGGTGCGCCGCACCTGCTGTTCGCCGAATGCACCGACCAGGGGCGCTTGCGTGGGCTGGCCCGCTGGAACGGCGACGTGGCAACGCCGCTGCGCCTGGACGAGCTGGCCAAAGCGGTGATGGCGATCACCATCGGCCATGCCGAACGCGGCCAGCGCTACCAGGGTCTGGTCGATCTGCGCCAGGCCGATCTGGCGGGTGCCCTGGAAGGCTATTTCCGCCAGTCCGAGCAGTTGCCCGCGAAGATCGTGCTGGCGGCCGACGGCGAGCACGCGGCAGGCCTGATCCTGCAGAAGCTTCCCGGCGAGGGTGGCCATGACGCCGGTGAGGAAGATGCGGATGCCTGGCCGCGCATCGAGCACCTCACGGCGACATTGGGCTCAAAAGAGCTGCTGTCGACGCCGCCGGAGCAGCTGCTGTACCGCCTGTACCACGAAGAATCGGTGCGCCTGTTCGAGCCGCGACCGCTGGCCTTCGGATGCAGTTGCTCGCGTGAGCGGGTGGAGGCGATGCTGCGTTCGCTGGGCCGTGCCGAAGTGGAGGCCGCGCTGGAGGCGCGCGATGGCGAGATCGAGGTGATCTGCGAATTCTGCGCCCAGCGCTACACCTTCGACCGCATCGATGCGGAGCACCTGCTGACCGGCGGCGGTGGCTCGACCGCGTCCACGGTGCAGTAA
- a CDS encoding choline dehydrogenase, which produces MDYDYIIVGAGSAGCVLAHRLSAMPGRRVLLLEAGPSDWNPLIHMPAGIARLVNNRRLNWSYVTEPEPALQGRRLWWPRGRTLGGSSAINAMCYVRGVPGDYARWAEATGDPRWAWRDVLPWFLHSEDNSRGAGTLHATGGPLGVSDLRHHNPLSAALIDAASLAGHPRNDDFNGPSQEGFGLYQVTQRDGARCSTATGFLDPVRHRPNLTIRTHALVERVLLDGDRAVGVELRHGRQRQRIEGGEVILAGGAINSPQLLMLSGIGPADALRTHGIAIAADLPGVGGNLQDHLDICTLDGCRQPVTYDHLNELTTGWRWWRHRDGPGSSNVAEAGGFVRSALAEDERCDLQFHFVPALLDDHGRHRLPGHGYTLHACYLHPHSRGHLTLQSADATQPPAIHANYLSDPEGLDLKRMILAARLSREILDQHTFDSYRGDPIFPERRLHSDAEYADFIRRKAESIYHPVGTCRMGHDAHAVVDHAFRVHGIHGLRVVDASVMPSLPTGNTNAPTIMLAERAAELICNDSAAHDTPTVTAATPPS; this is translated from the coding sequence ATGGACTACGACTACATCATCGTCGGCGCCGGTTCGGCCGGCTGCGTGCTGGCCCATCGACTCAGCGCGATGCCGGGGCGGCGCGTGCTGCTGCTCGAAGCCGGACCATCGGACTGGAACCCGCTGATCCACATGCCGGCCGGCATCGCCCGCCTGGTCAACAACCGACGGCTGAACTGGAGCTACGTCACCGAGCCGGAACCCGCGCTGCAGGGACGTCGCCTGTGGTGGCCGCGCGGACGGACCCTGGGCGGCTCCAGCGCCATCAACGCGATGTGCTACGTTCGCGGCGTGCCCGGCGACTACGCGCGCTGGGCCGAGGCGACCGGAGACCCCCGCTGGGCGTGGCGCGACGTGCTGCCATGGTTCCTGCACAGCGAGGACAACAGTCGCGGTGCCGGCACGCTGCACGCGACCGGTGGCCCGCTTGGCGTCTCCGACCTGCGCCATCACAACCCGCTGTCGGCCGCACTGATCGACGCGGCCAGCCTTGCCGGCCATCCCCGCAACGACGACTTCAATGGCCCATCGCAGGAGGGCTTCGGGCTGTACCAGGTCACCCAGCGCGACGGTGCCCGCTGCTCGACCGCCACCGGCTTCCTGGACCCGGTCCGGCACCGCCCGAACCTGACGATACGCACCCACGCCCTGGTCGAGCGCGTGCTGCTCGACGGCGACCGTGCCGTGGGCGTGGAGCTGCGCCACGGCCGTCAGCGGCAGCGCATCGAGGGCGGCGAGGTGATCCTTGCCGGCGGCGCGATCAATTCGCCGCAGTTGCTGATGCTGTCCGGTATCGGTCCGGCGGACGCGTTGCGCACACATGGCATCGCGATAGCCGCCGACCTTCCGGGTGTCGGCGGCAATCTGCAGGATCACCTGGACATCTGCACGCTGGACGGCTGTCGCCAGCCGGTCACCTACGACCATCTCAACGAGCTGACTACCGGCTGGCGCTGGTGGCGCCATCGCGATGGACCCGGCAGTTCGAACGTGGCCGAGGCCGGCGGTTTCGTGCGCAGCGCCCTGGCCGAGGACGAGCGCTGCGACCTGCAGTTCCATTTCGTGCCGGCCCTGCTCGACGATCATGGCCGCCATCGCCTGCCTGGCCACGGCTACACCCTGCATGCCTGCTACCTGCACCCGCACAGCCGCGGCCATCTGACATTGCAGTCGGCCGATGCGACACAGCCGCCAGCCATCCACGCCAACTACCTGAGCGATCCGGAAGGACTCGACCTGAAGCGGATGATCCTGGCTGCCCGCCTGTCGCGGGAGATTCTCGACCAGCACACGTTCGACAGCTACCGCGGCGACCCCATCTTCCCGGAGCGTCGCCTGCACTCCGACGCCGAGTATGCCGACTTCATCCGGCGCAAGGCCGAGTCGATCTACCACCCGGTAGGTACCTGCCGCATGGGACACGATGCCCATGCCGTGGTCGACCACGCGTTCCGCGTGCACGGTATCCACGGCCTGCGCGTGGTGGATGCCTCGGTGATGCCCAGTCTGCCCACCGGAAACACCAATGCGCCGACCATCATGCTGGCGGAACGGGCCGCCGAACTGATCTGCAACGACAGCGCCGCCCACGACACGCCGACGGTCACAGCAGCCACCCCTCCGTCCTGA